A DNA window from Pseudomonas sp. GD03919 contains the following coding sequences:
- the rpsU gene encoding 30S ribosomal protein S21 — protein MPAVKVKENEPFDVALRRFKRSCEKAGVLAEVRSREFYEKPTAERKRKAAAAVKRHAKKVQREQRRSVRLY, from the coding sequence ATGCCAGCCGTCAAAGTTAAAGAGAACGAACCCTTCGACGTAGCCCTGCGTCGTTTCAAGCGCTCCTGCGAAAAAGCCGGTGTACTGGCTGAAGTCCGTAGCCGCGAATTCTACGAAAAGCCGACCGCTGAGCGTAAGCGCAAAGCCGCTGCCGCTGTTAAGCGTCACGCCAAGAAAGTGCAGCGCGAGCAGCGTCGCAGCGTTCGCCTGTACTAA
- the tsaD gene encoding tRNA (adenosine(37)-N6)-threonylcarbamoyltransferase complex transferase subunit TsaD, whose protein sequence is MLVLGLETSCDETGVALYDSERGLLADALFSQIDLHRVYGGVVPELASRDHVKRMLPLIRQVLDEAGKQPGDIDALAYTAGPGLVGALLVGASCAQALAFAWGVPAVGVHHMEGHLLAPMLEEQPPAFPFVALLVSGGHTQLVRVDGIGQYQLLGESLDDAAGEAFDKTAKLMGLNYPGGPEIAKLAEQGMPGRFVFPRPMTDRPGLDFSFSGLKTFALNTWQQCRDSDDDLDQARRDIALAFQQAVVETLTIKCKRALKQSGLNSLVIAGGVSANKALREHLERMLGEMKGKVFYARPRFCTDNGAMIAYAGCQRLLAGQHEDLAIKVQARWPMESLPAI, encoded by the coding sequence ATGCTCGTACTGGGATTGGAAACCTCCTGTGATGAAACCGGCGTCGCGCTGTATGACAGCGAGCGCGGTCTGCTGGCCGACGCCCTGTTCAGCCAGATCGACCTACATCGCGTTTATGGCGGCGTGGTGCCCGAGTTGGCTTCTCGCGATCACGTCAAGCGCATGCTGCCACTGATCCGCCAGGTGCTGGATGAGGCGGGCAAACAACCCGGCGATATCGACGCCCTGGCCTACACGGCCGGGCCGGGACTGGTCGGCGCACTGCTGGTGGGCGCCTCCTGCGCGCAGGCGCTGGCCTTTGCCTGGGGTGTGCCGGCCGTGGGCGTGCATCATATGGAAGGTCATCTGCTGGCGCCGATGCTGGAAGAGCAGCCGCCGGCCTTTCCGTTCGTCGCCTTGCTGGTCTCCGGTGGTCATACCCAACTGGTGCGCGTCGATGGCATCGGCCAGTACCAGTTGCTCGGCGAATCGCTGGACGACGCGGCCGGTGAAGCATTCGACAAGACGGCCAAGCTGATGGGCCTGAATTATCCGGGCGGCCCGGAGATCGCCAAACTGGCCGAACAGGGGATGCCGGGACGCTTCGTCTTCCCCAGGCCGATGACCGACCGTCCGGGGCTGGATTTCAGTTTCAGCGGTCTGAAGACCTTCGCCCTGAATACCTGGCAGCAATGCCGTGACAGCGATGACGACCTCGACCAAGCCCGCCGCGACATCGCCCTGGCCTTCCAGCAGGCGGTGGTCGAGACTTTGACCATCAAGTGCAAGCGCGCGCTCAAGCAGAGCGGGTTGAACAGCCTGGTCATCGCCGGTGGCGTGAGTGCCAACAAGGCGTTGCGTGAGCATCTGGAACGGATGTTGGGCGAGATGAAAGGCAAGGTGTTCTACGCACGGCCACGTTTCTGCACCGACAATGGTGCGATGATCGCCTACGCCGGTTGCCAGCGCTTGCTGGCCGGGCAGCATGAGGATCTGGCGATCAAGGTACAGGCGCGTTGGCCGATGGAGTCGCTGCCGGCGATTTAA
- the plsY gene encoding glycerol-3-phosphate 1-O-acyltransferase PlsY: protein MFWLLAILAYLLGSLSFAILLSRLAGGPDPRASGSGNPGATNMLRVAGKKLAVMTLLGDLLKGVLPILIAKLFGLSLHQQAWIGLASVVGHLYPLYFRFRGGKGVATAAGMLLGLYPPAALLALAAWALVFLLTRTSSLASLIATPLTLPLLAWQQPAALLPACVLTGLIVWRHRSNLRDLFAGRERRF, encoded by the coding sequence ATGTTCTGGCTTCTGGCAATCCTTGCCTACTTGCTCGGTTCGCTGTCCTTCGCCATCCTGCTCAGCCGACTTGCCGGCGGGCCGGATCCGCGCGCCAGCGGCTCGGGCAACCCCGGCGCCACCAACATGCTGCGCGTCGCTGGCAAGAAGCTCGCCGTGATGACGCTGCTCGGCGACCTGCTCAAGGGCGTCCTGCCCATCCTGATCGCCAAGTTGTTCGGCCTCAGCCTGCATCAGCAAGCCTGGATCGGTCTGGCGTCCGTCGTCGGCCACCTTTACCCGTTGTACTTCCGTTTTCGTGGCGGCAAGGGCGTCGCCACTGCCGCCGGCATGCTGCTTGGTCTCTATCCGCCCGCCGCCTTGCTCGCCCTGGCCGCCTGGGCGCTGGTCTTTCTGCTGACCCGTACCAGTTCGCTGGCTTCGCTGATCGCGACACCGCTGACGTTACCGCTGCTGGCCTGGCAACAACCGGCGGCCTTGTTACCGGCCTGCGTACTGACCGGGCTGATCGTCTGGCGGCACCGCAGCAACCTGCGTGATCTGTTCGCAGGCCGCGAGCGGCGCTTCTAA
- the folB gene encoding dihydroneopterin aldolase, whose amino-acid sequence MDRVFIEGLEVDTVIGAYDWERDIRQCLRLDLQMAWDNRPAAAADDLNLALDYASVSTRIQAFAAESQFILVETFAERLVQTLMDEFNIPWMRLKLTKPGAVPAARGGVGVEIERGCL is encoded by the coding sequence GTGGACAGAGTATTTATCGAGGGGCTGGAAGTCGACACGGTGATCGGCGCCTACGATTGGGAGCGCGACATTCGCCAGTGCCTGCGTCTGGACTTGCAGATGGCCTGGGATAATCGTCCGGCCGCAGCCGCTGATGACCTCAACCTGGCACTCGACTACGCCAGCGTGTCCACGCGCATTCAGGCCTTTGCGGCCGAGTCGCAGTTCATCCTGGTCGAGACCTTCGCCGAACGGCTGGTGCAGACCCTGATGGACGAGTTCAACATTCCCTGGATGCGTCTGAAGCTGACCAAGCCCGGCGCAGTGCCAGCCGCACGCGGCGGCGTGGGCGTGGAGATCGAGCGCGGATGTCTCTGA